Proteins from a genomic interval of Candidatus Atribacteria bacterium ADurb.Bin276:
- the oppC_2 gene encoding Oligopeptide transport system permease protein OppC, whose protein sequence is MKKTGSLFRDLTKDSRFTIAFVILVVLIFLAILSCFSPYHPQRMYQVPRGRPPSLTNFLGTNWLGQDVFWQLTFAVRNSLLIALVASSISRVIAIFVGMGAGYRGGMADRILMTVGDTTMVLPILVVLILVSTILREWARYLTNLGLLLAFFSWAWDARVIRSQILSLREREFTFVAVLSGMRTIKLVLKQYLPYVLPVILSTLINNMSWAIGMEITLAYLGLGIDPTVPTVGTMLQTAIYRQALFLRLWWWLLTPIITGIFLFIALYWLSVVVSEYLDPRTRFQRIGFR, encoded by the coding sequence CAGGTTTACCATAGCATTTGTCATTCTTGTAGTACTAATATTCTTAGCCATTTTATCATGTTTTTCTCCTTATCATCCCCAGCGGATGTATCAGGTCCCCAGAGGTCGGCCTCCTTCATTAACGAATTTCTTAGGTACTAATTGGTTAGGTCAGGATGTCTTTTGGCAGCTTACTTTTGCGGTGAGGAATTCTCTCCTTATTGCTCTTGTTGCCTCATCAATTTCCCGGGTTATTGCCATTTTTGTGGGTATGGGAGCAGGATACCGCGGAGGAATGGCTGATCGAATATTGATGACCGTTGGGGATACTACTATGGTTTTACCTATTTTGGTCGTACTCATTCTTGTTTCTACCATCCTGAGAGAATGGGCAAGATATCTTACCAATTTAGGGCTTCTTCTTGCCTTTTTCTCTTGGGCTTGGGATGCACGAGTTATTCGATCTCAAATTCTCAGCTTACGGGAAAGGGAATTCACCTTTGTCGCTGTGCTTTCAGGTATGCGAACCATCAAACTAGTTCTAAAACAGTATTTACCTTACGTCTTACCAGTTATCCTTTCCACCCTTATTAACAATATGTCCTGGGCTATTGGAATGGAAATCACTTTAGCTTACCTAGGTTTAGGTATCGACCCTACTGTGCCTACGGTTGGGACGATGCTTCAGACGGCAATCTACCGGCAAGCACTCTTTCTCAGGCTTTGGTGGTGGCTTTTAACTCCAATTATTACCGGTATCTTTCTCTTTATTGCTCTCTACTGGCTTTCGGTAGTGGTGAGTGAGTATCTTGATCCGAGAACACGTTTTCAGAGAATTGGGTTCCGTTGA